The Candidatus Poribacteria bacterium nucleotide sequence CCTATAGAATTCTCACCATCAGTCTTATGATGTTCATCGTTTTTGCTATGAGTAACTGTTCAAGGACGAACAAACCCTCTGTTGATGAGGGTGAGGAAGAATCCAATACGGAACTCGCGCTAAATGAAACCTACGATAAGGTCAGAAATGGTGCGCGACTCATATTGGCTTACAACGCGCAAAGCAATTCCTTTGAAGGCACCGTCGAGAACACCACAGCGGAAACTTTGAAGCAGGTTCGAGTTGAAGTTCACCTATCGAATGGAAAAGAGCTTGGTCCCACACCATCTACAGACCTTGCTCCCGGAGAAAAAACAGAGGTCCAACTCATCGCAACGAGCACGGACTTCAACGGGTGGACTGCGCATCCCGAAGTCGGAGAGGGTGAACACGGGCATAGGGAAGAACATAGTGAACATGACTCAGAGCATGGCGGTGAGCATGACCGGGAGGGCAAGAATGAACACAACTAAAGGGATTTCAACTTATTTCTATCTACTCGTTTTGATAGGATTGTTCGGATTCACGACGCTCGCTTATGCAGCAAAACCCCCCGAAAATATCCTCAACAATGGTGATTTCGATCTCAACCTTGAAGCATGGCACCACTGGACACATGCCGATGCCGCCGCTCTCTTTCAACCCGAAGGCAAAAAAGCGGAGCCGGTCATCGGAAAGAAAGTTGCTTATGTCAAGATCAGTAACGCAGGGAATGCAGTGTGGCACGTCCAGTTCTATCAGCAACCCTTCACGCTGGAGAAAGGCACTACCTATACCTACAGTTTGTGGGCAAAGAGCGAAAAACCGAGAACGGTCGTAATGCGCATCCTGCATCAAGGCGATCCGTGGAATGAGTATGCTCGACAGACAATCAATCTCTCTGAAACGTGGAAGGAATTCTCCATCACGTTCAAAATGACAGCGGATGATGTGAGTACACGCGCAGGCATAATTATGGGCGGACAAAAGGTGGACGTCTGGCTCGACCATATCCGTCTCTATGAAGGTGAGTACGTTGCTGACATTGATGGTGCCGAACCACAGGCTGTTGATCCTTCAGATAAATTAACAACGACATGGGCAGCTCTCAAAAACCTGTAAAAGCGATCTCCTGATCGCAACTGCTAACCACTGATTGCTGACTGCCGATTGCTGAAGGCTTTTCTACCATTTCCCTTGCATATACACCCAAAACGATATATAATATACATCAGTGTCAAATAAGGGGGCGGAAGCACTTTGCTTCTACTGGAAGAACACATTGCGCACCATGGGTTTACAATACCCAGGAGGTAAACCAATGAAATTAGGTCTATTCCTTACACTCGCTTGCGCAGTAGTTATGGGTTTCGCAGCAGTTAACACAGAAATGACACACGCACAGTCGCTTGAAGACGGACTCGGAGGGCATTGGACTTTTGATAAAGGCGATACCGATGCAAAGTTGGCCAAAGATGCCCTCGGTGAAAACGATGGAGAGATTAAGGGTGCCCCGACAATTGTTGAAGGCATTGTCGGAGACGCACTCAGTTTCAACGGTGAAGAGGATTATGTCGTCATGGGAGCCGCCACCACAGGGCAGGATCTTACCTACGCAATGTGGATTAAACCCGTAGCTCTACCCGACGGTCCTAAAGTTATCATCTGGGACGATGATCCACAGGGGGGTGGTGATTCGTGGCTGGAACTCTTGGCGGATGGCACGATACAAACCCAAAGAGGCGGCGACGGGTTCGGGGTCTTCAAAACTGAAACCGCTGTCGAAGCGGGCGAATGGACGCACGTCACGTTTGTTGCTGCGGGGGCGGACGATAAAAAGTTCCTCTACATCAACGGTGAACTCGATGCAGAAGCGGACGGAAAGATAAACAGTCGCGACACACGCAGCCATGTTGTTGTCGCAGTCGGACATGACCGGAACGCCTTTATCAAACCCTTCTATTTTGAGGGTGAGATTGACGATGTTGCTGTCTACCATCGTGCGTTAGATGAC carries:
- a CDS encoding carbohydrate binding domain-containing protein, whose amino-acid sequence is MNTTKGISTYFYLLVLIGLFGFTTLAYAAKPPENILNNGDFDLNLEAWHHWTHADAAALFQPEGKKAEPVIGKKVAYVKISNAGNAVWHVQFYQQPFTLEKGTTYTYSLWAKSEKPRTVVMRILHQGDPWNEYARQTINLSETWKEFSITFKMTADDVSTRAGIIMGGQKVDVWLDHIRLYEGEYVADIDGAEPQAVDPSDKLTTTWAALKNL
- a CDS encoding LamG domain-containing protein, whose protein sequence is MKLGLFLTLACAVVMGFAAVNTEMTHAQSLEDGLGGHWTFDKGDTDAKLAKDALGENDGEIKGAPTIVEGIVGDALSFNGEEDYVVMGAATTGQDLTYAMWIKPVALPDGPKVIIWDDDPQGGGDSWLELLADGTIQTQRGGDGFGVFKTETAVEAGEWTHVTFVAAGADDKKFLYINGELDAEADGKINSRDTRSHVVVAVGHDRNAFIKPFYFEGEIDDVAVYHRALDDKEVMENYQIAFDVEPAGKLALTWGAIKAN
- a CDS encoding FxLYD domain-containing protein, with amino-acid sequence MNYTYRILTISLMMFIVFAMSNCSRTNKPSVDEGEEESNTELALNETYDKVRNGARLILAYNAQSNSFEGTVENTTAETLKQVRVEVHLSNGKELGPTPSTDLAPGEKTEVQLIATSTDFNGWTAHPEVGEGEHGHREEHSEHDSEHGGEHDREGKNEHN